TGATCCCCTGAAAAGAGGAGAAACCcagagctcagagaagcaaaGTCTCCTGCCCACAGCTGCACCCCACTAATAAGCAGGGGAGCAGGGGTCTTCCTGTTGGACTAATACGCCTCTAGAGAGGAGGATGTTTGAGGGCTGGGGAGGTCCCATGTCACAGGTGACTGAAATTCTGGTGCCTTCAGCTGaaccccccctcccacccccccagccTACATGGACCCTGAGGTTCTGCTGACCCACGGTCACCCACAGTGGCCACCAGAGCACAGCATGATACCCAAGCAGAATGCCCACCAACTGACATGGGGACAAGCAGGGGAGGACAGTGCCACTGGGCCCAAGGAGAACTTGGTGAAACGCTTGGGCCTGCTGGTTCCCCCACATCACCATCTATCCATCCCTGATGAGGGGACTTGCCAGCACCTGTTTTTGAGCCGCAATGCGCTTCTGGTCCCTCTTCCTCCAGGCTGGGTCATGCAGGTGGTGGAAAGTCTTGTACCCAGTTGTGATTCCCGAAGGGCGGAAGAGCTGAGGGGGCCCAAGAGAGTTGGTGTCAGGTAGCTCCTCCCTGGAGGCCCTCTGGGCCCCCAGCCTCCAGGCCACAGGCAAAGGTCTGCATTCCCAGTTCACAGAAGAGGCGACTTGGCCCAGAGGACAAAGGATGGTTAGACGGCTACCGCAAGCCAGGGCCTGGGTCGGTACCAGAACCAGGGATGCCAGGGAAGGGAGAAGCATTACCTGGAGCCCAGCTCCTTTTACGCGTCGGTAGAACTCGTCGTCCTCACGGCCCCAGCCCCAGAAGCGGTTTGACATCCCGTTGCACTGGCACAGAGAGACACAGCATCGCCTGTTCATTCTCCCAGGGCACAGCCTCTGGCCCCAAATCTCAGAAGCACCCGGGCTGAGCTTGGCAAGGCCGGggctcccctttcctcctcctccccctgctgCTCCGAGTAAACATCCAGGTGCTCAGTCCCCTCAGCCTCTGTGGGAGGCACAAGGGTGGGAGGGCAGCACTGACCAGGCCTCTCCTATTCTAATGGGGCCTTGAGCTTGTGTGGAAGGATGGGCTTCTCAAAAATTTCTGACTGGCCCAAGGGACCCCTCTGGGAGCTGGTGAGGAGCAGAAGTGCCTGCTACTGCTCGACTCCTGCCCATCCCCCACACTCCCATTCCTCCTGGGGTGGGTCTGCCCTGGTCTCTCCTCTGTGTAGGAGAGGGACAGTGGGCTCTTGGAAGGCACCTATTTTTGCCACCTGGTCAGGAGCTCCATTTGCATGAAGCTGGCTTCAGCCACAGCTTGAAGAGGGACAGGAGACTTGTGCCCGAGCCGCTCAGTTCCTCCCAGCCACCCCTCCCACCTCCGCCCCTGCCACCACCCCCAGCACAGGGACTGATTCAGGGATGGGCCCAGGACTGCTAAGGCTGGTCAGGAGCCAGTGCAATCCAGTTTGGGGCCTCCCATTTGGCCTCTCAGGGAAGGGAGCTCCATCTTCTTTCAGACATGAACCTAGCTGGATGCCGGGTGCAGCTACGACAACCCCCTTTGCTCTGCAGGTCTGAAAAGGAACCCCACAAAGGGAAGGCAGAACCAAGCAAAGTGGGGAGAGAAATAGTGTCGTGGTAACACTACTGGAGAAACTGGGCAAGTGTACCTGAAGCCAGAACCCCCAACCTGCTCAAGCTTTTTCCATTTTGAGAGCCAACAAATTCCTCATTTTCTTAAGCTAGTCTGGATGGGGGGATTCTGTTCCTGCAGCCATGTCCTCCCTGACTGGAAGGCTCGTTCCTGCTCCCCTCATCCCACTGGCTGCTCCTGGGCCACCCTGGCCAGCACTCCACCTGCTGGGCCCCAGGACGGCTGCCTCCACCCCAGCACTCAGAACAGAGTAGGCTGGACTGGGTCTCACCAGCTGGTAGTGCTGCTTGGAGAGCAGCAGGATACCGCCGACATAAGTCTTGTAGTGGTAGAGCGGGTGGAGCTCTGGGGAGGCCACGTGGAAGGGTCCGGCCTCAGGGAAGCCATAGTCCAGCTCCTCATTGAGCGGGAGCAGGTCCACATCGTGCATGGCAATGTAGTCTGTGCTGTTGCCGCTCTCCAGGAAGCCCACGTTGATGAGCGCCGCCCGGTTAAACCTGTGCAGGGCAGCCGAGGCTGGGCAAGAGGGTGGCGAGCTGGCTTGCACCACAACTTGCCTCCAAACTCTGGGTGAGAGATGCTTCTTCCCAGCACCTGCCTGGGACTCCCGAAGCACCCAGTGCTGCCTACCCACTGCCCTTCCATCTACATCACAAAGATGTACTGAGCATCCACCATCTGCCAGAAACTATTCAAAGCACTGGAGATATAGCAGCAAAAAAACAAATTCCCTGCCCTCAAGCAAGCTTACATTCTAAAAGGAggggacaaaaataaacaaatcagcAAATATGTAATAAGCCAGATGGTGAGAAGTGCTGTGGAAAAGAGTAAAGGGTGAGGGAGACAAAGCACGCTTAGGGGGCGGGGGCAGTTGTTCTTTTAGACAGGGTTGTCAGGGAGGGCCGTGGTAATATGATGACATTTCAGCAGAAACCTGGGGGCTGAGGTAATGAGCCCTATGCAAATCAGGGGGAACAGAGCTCCAAGTGGAAGGAACAGCCACTGCCAAGGCCTAAGAGCAGACCCCAGCATGGCTGGGCAGAGTGAGTGAAGGGGGACGTAGGAAATGGCGTCACAGGTGATGGGGTGGGGCAGTGCAGGGCCTGGGGGACCCCTGAAGGACTCTGGCCTGTAGTCTGAGGGAAATGAAAGTTGCTGGAGGGTATTAAGCAGAGGTGTGGAGTGATTTGATTTATGTTTCAACAAGATCACCCTAGTTGGTATGCTGAGAAGGGTGGAAGCAGAAAGGCCAGCTGGGAGGCTAGTACAATGATTTAGGCAAGTGATGATGGTTGCTTAGCTCAGGGAGGCAGCAGTAGAGAGGGTGAGAAGTGGGCAAATTCTGGATGTCCTTTAAAGTTCGAGCCTagaggatttgctgatggattagaTGTGGGGTATGAGAGAAATAGAGGAGCTAAGGATGACTCCAAGATTTTCTGAGCAACTACTGGAGGCATGGAGATTTCCTTTCCTGAAATGGGGAAGCGGGGGGGCAGGTTTGGGGTGGGTGAGAAATCAGTAACTCAGTTTTGATGACGTTAAGTCTGAGATGCCTGTGCCCACCAAATGAAGGGGAGAAGTCAGGGCTGGGGATAGAGGTCTGGGAGCCATTAGGGTATAGATGGGATTTAAGACCACAAGAATGGACCTAGACACCCCAGCAAGTGACTGTGGCTAGAAAAGGGGGATACCCGAGCAGTGAGCCCCAGAGGGCACTGATGTTGAGAGACTACAGAGATGAGGAAGAGCCACCAAAGGTGATAAGAATGGGTGGTCAGTGAGGAAGGAGAAGACCAGAGAGTTAGTTCCCAGAAATCAAATGGAGGTATTTTAAGAAGCTGATAAACATTGCTGACAGGTCAACAGGATGAGGCTGAGAGCCGGCCACTGGATTAACAAAGTGGAGGTCACTGGTTGACAATGAGCGCTGTTTCGGCATCCTCATGAGAATGAACAACTCAGTGGAACAGGTTCAAGAGAGAAtgaggggagagaaggaggaggagacaaGTAAAGACAACTCTTTCTAGGAGTTTTGCTATAAAGAGCAGAGAAATGGAGTAAtagctgtgggggtggggtgtggaatCAAAAGAGAgttgtgtttgtcttttttttttcctttttagatggGAGCTATTTCAGTATGTTTGTGTGCTGATACAAATCCtacaagaaagagggaaaaactgaTGAGGCAGGACAGGAAGGGCTGACTGTTGGTGTGACGTCcttgggcaggagggagggagggcccagGGAACCCAGTGCCCAAGTGGACAAGCTGGCCTTGGACAGGAGCTGGGGCACTTAGTGCAGGTCACGGGCAGGAAGCCAGATGTATGTGGACAGTAGCTGGGAGTGAGGAGATGTGGCTGGGGGCTTGTGAAAGTTCTCTTTCATTGGTTCTGTTTTCTCAGTGCGAGAGGAAGCAAAGTCATCAGCGAGAGTGAGCAGTGCAGAGGCAGGCTTCCAGCTATGAGGAGAGAAGGCTGGGAGAGGGAGGGCAACACAGACCAAAGGAACACGAGGTCTCCAGGCAGCACTGGGGGCCCTCCTCTAGTTAGATTAGGGCTAGGATTCACTGGTGGGGAGGCCACAGCATGGACCATGCATGCTGCCGTTTCTCTCCAGCTACATTCAGCTGCCCAGGTACAGGTGTGGAGTAGACAGAGCTGGTGCCAGTCAGGCTGGGGTTTTACCAGACAGAAAGGGGCAAGGAGGTTAAGAGTGTGTGCcaggattgatttttttttttaaacatatataaagaaaggtgataactttcaaagtacgatttaaccagtacctatagagcaaatttcaaagcatgttatatgttacagttctaTCATGTCAGTTaattcttctagctattctagtaccctaaaaacttatatatatatatacatacacacacacacacatatatatataatttccttctagctattctagtaccctaaaaactaaaaaaaaaaaaaaaattatataaagattcagtattcataatcctttgttaaatcctatcttgtctgttgctaccccttcctcttgtttaatcactttctcaatcttcagggatgtctgggcagtgaccaccctaacttgttcatgatgaaaaggagtgtcaacattatgggaaagggggcgcATCTGCCtggtgttcttgaagaggctgttgcctctgggctttgggacttagctggcataggaacaccctggagggtttaagtttctgaaaagtaaatgagtgagtgaaacttttatagagcctcaGACAGAGAccaaggtattctttagggttttcgggactacgcTGATTTAGGCTTGTCATATTGTGACCATTcagcatatctagctgaagctaaCATAGGAGTAACTCCCAGAGCAGCCTCAGGGAATAATTTTCATGATGGCCAAGGAATTCAAGTTAGATAAGAAGAAAGTGAGGACCATGAAGGTGGGGGTGGTGAGAAAGGGGGAGGATCATGGACCCCTGATAGGGCCTAAGAAATGTTGGAAACTCTCTTCTAGCAGGAGTgagcaagagaaaaaaaggggacGGGAGCTGGAGCATGAGATGCTTGCACTGTGACCATGGAAGTGTGCAGTTTTTTGGTAACTGAAAGAATTTGGGGATAATGCCAGATTGCATCAGGTTGAATAGTGCCCCCCTCCCCAAATTCATGTCcccccagaacctcagaatgtaaccttatttggaaacaggctCTTAGCAGGTAGAATTATTTAAGATGAGGTCGTAcaggattagggtgggccctaaatccagtgactggtgtccttgtaagaagctGAGGACACGCAGAGActcagagagaaggccacatgaaAACAGAGCACAGACTGGACTGGTTCAGCCACAGGCcaagtatgccagtttggatatattacgtcctccaaaaagccatgttctttaatggaaTCTAGTGGGGGCATATTTATTAAtctcttgattagggtggaaccttttgattgagtgtttccatggagatgtgactcacccaactgtgggtgatacttctgattagattacttcaatggaggtgtggccctgcccatccagggtgggtcttgactagttcactggagtatttaaaagagaagctaagaaccgACACAGATCTAGATGCTGGCTGACGCttggatgcttggagatgtggacagaaggaagtctggagatgttaagctaagagatgaagcccagagtttgccccggagaagccaagagaagatctccagatgctcagagataattgtcctgggagaaagaaacaaggacacacaggagctgagagagaggagctaagagagacccagagacagtttggaaaaagccattttgaaacaacccgggactagcagacaccagccacatgccttcccagctgatagaggtgtttcagatgccatcagccttccttcagtgacaGTGTCcccttgttgatgtcttagtttggccATTTTATGGCCTTGAACTATAAATtaataacctaataaatcccctttataaaagccaatccatttctggtattttgcataagggcagcattagcaaatcagaacaccaaGGAACACCTGAGGCCACCGGAAGCTGGACCAGGCCAGGAAGGATCCTCCCCGAGAGCCCTCAGAGGCCATCAGCAAGCCCTGTGTGTGCCTCCTCCACTGCCCTGCTCTCTCCTCCCTTTCCAGTACTCTGGCCAAGCCACCGTCATCTTCAATGACTCCCATGACCATTTAATTGGTCTCCCTGTTTCTTGTCTCATCCTGGCACAATCTATTCCACATTCAGCAGCAACCATGGTGATCTTGGAAAAACGGAAATCAGATCAGGGCCCTCTCAGCCCCAAATCCTCCCCAAAGATTCCTAGTGCACCCAGTGGGCCAAGGTccgccaccccccaccctcctgccACCACCCCAGGTGGCCTCTCACATGACTGTTGCCAGGAAAGGGAGCCAGCCCCGAAAGGGCAAGGTGAGGACCTGGGAGGTGGGCCCTACCTGAAATGGTCCACCTGGTTGAGCACATAGATGTGGTGCTGGATCTTCTTCCTGCTCAGGAAGCGGTGCATGTGGGGCACGAAGACCAGGAGCTCCTCGAAGCGTTCACGGAAGGGCACCAGCACTGCCAGACGGTGTGGCCCCCAGGACACGTCTTCTTCCCAGTGCTCTGGAGGCGGCTCTGGGGGGCAGGCCCGGGGTGGGCCCGGGGTCTCCTGCCCTTGTCCCCGGGCTGCCTGGGCCACATCACCAGAGCAGCTGAGCTGCAGCCAGAGCAAGGAGAGGAAGCCCAGTAAGAGGCAGGCCACAAAGAGGTGGAAGACAGAGCATTTCCGGGGGAGGCCGCTGGGAAGCAACCTGGACCTGGGACAAGAGCGGGGATAGAGTCAGAAGGACCCACCCATTCTCCGGCCTCCCTGtgagtcacacacacacagctggccCAACCCAAGCGCCTGGCAGTTAGTACAGAAGCAACATCAGTGCTTTTGCTCAGGCCTCTACTCGTGCATCAGAATTCTGTCGACCTCTCCAGGCCCGGCCCATGCCACCCCacctccaggaagtcctcccaCCATTCCCAGGTTACGGAGCTGCCCTGTTCCTCACTGCTCTTTTACGTCAGGCCATGAACTGCTCAAGAACAGGGATGATGCTCCTCTTCTCTTGCACTCACCTCTCCCCAGGACAGTGGCTTGGTGTCGTGAGCCAATGGTAGGGGACCCGCCTTTGAGAGGACTATCCCACTCCCAAACCAGTGCTCGACAGATTCACCCCCAACAGCAACCTTGGCTTCACCCTGCTTCCCAGGCTGGGCAGGTCTGAGGGGTGACATCAGTCCCCGATGAAATGACCAGTGTTTACTCTGGGAAGATCGAATCTGCTTCCCATCCAACACGAGGCCCAAACCGACAGTGGCAGTTCACTGAATGAGTTTCAAAGTCTCAATCCAAGAGACAGcccaaggaaagagatgtgagacaaaagagggaaagaaaaacgAGAGCTGGGAACAGCACCCAGGCTCATTTCAGAAACTGAAAAGACAGCTGAATATCATAGACACAAGGTTGGTGCTGGGAGAGACTGCCTGCTAGGTTTAAAAGTACAAAGCAACATGGGAATCATCTcatttctttgacccattttttgGAAGTTCCTGAGGAAGCTGACAAAGGGGCTTAGGCATCCAAGAGGAGGACAGTTTCCTCCATATTTCCCCCTCGAAATAATCTACAAAAGACTCTACTTTGTAACCTCTAAGAGTCACCAATTAGCTACCAGGTGTTGTAGTGTCTACCTCCTAAATCTCTCTTTGATCCACCCTCATTCACTGCCCCTTTTTAATTCATGCCTCACTGATCCTTGCCCTGCTCAGTCCCTTCAATCTCATGGATAATACTCCTGGGCTTACAAAATAAAGGCCACATGCCTTGGCCTGACAGGCAAAGCCCTCTGGGACCTGGCCCCATCTCCAGTTACTCTCCACCACTCACTCAGAGCATCACCCCATGAACTCAGAGCTTCGCCCCTCACCATAGTTCTTCCTACTCCAGCCTTCACACAGGCTGCTGCTTCTGCCTGAAATGCCCCTCCTTATTTTACCTGCCTGGAAGCCCCCCACTGATCCTTCAGGGTCAGCAGTGTCTCCACCCAAACACCTCTGCAGGCTGAGGTACGAGCTCCCTTCTTTGTGCTCCTATGGCATCTGGTACTCCATCTTTAAAGCACTTACTGTTTTATAACTACCTGTGGCCCTGCTTGCCTTTCCCGTTAGGTATGCAGGGGCTCAGACCCTATGAGACTTCTTTCTGGGGCTCTTGCACAGGTCAGACAGCAGAAGGCTTGCTAAGTGAGTTAAAGAAAGGGTTAAAGCAGGCAGGGCAGACTTTTGGTCACATACAAGAGCCAGACAAACCTTTCTCTAGAGATGCAACTGCTAATGTGGAAGCCAGCAGCCCTGCAGCCAGGCCCACATCCCACCCACAGCTGAGGACACCCTCACAGGGCTGGACTTACCCCCCATTGTTCTgtggttgtagttttctctggGGAGGAGCAGAGCTCAGTCCTGAGAGTAGCCTGGGAAGGCTGGAACCTCGATAGATTCTCCTGTACCATCTGGACTCTTTCTGGGGGCGGGGTGGAGACCCAGGAGATGGGCAGGGGATAATATCCCACCTTTGGTAGAAGCAGCAGTGACGATTATCCAGGGGTAGGGCATGGGTTGGGCCTTCCATGCATtcacacatgctgttccctcgGCCCAGTTTCCCTGTCCTATCAGGCTCATGTCCCCGTGGACACTGTCATCCTGTGCTCTAAGGGCCCAAACAGCTCTGAGCAACTGAACAAGGAGTCCAGAATCCCAATTCCCTAGAACAGTGAGAAAGAGAACAGCTGCTTCTGGTGTCACCTAGTGGCAAACTCTAGATTTGCAGTCCCAGCTGCACCCTGGCTTTGACAGTCCAGATGAAACCTTGTCTCCTTCATCTATCTGATCCCATGGCTAGCAGGAgggagattcaaacccagatagGCTGGCTCCAGAGCCAGCCCTCATAATTACTATACTCGCCTGCATTTGTTGCATGGATCTTTGTAAGCCTGTGTCAAAAGCAGAGAGTTGACATCGGTAAAGTTTTCTGTAAACACTATTATGTTTCAAACGCTCATGAAAAGGGATCAGGAAATGGAAATGCTCCTCctttacatttcctttcttccctcgTAAAAACTTTAGTGATATATagtttaaattgtaatttgaaagctatacctttttgtatatatatttcacaaggaaataactgaaactatggtactataactcataactttcgaaatttcctatatatctgcttgttaaatcatactttgaaagatattaccattttgtatataggttatatttcataataaggaaataactgaaactgtggaattgtaacctataatattctttgaaatttgtttctctaatatttgttaaattgcacttggaaagctatcacttttatgtatatatatatattacattctacaataaaaaaatataaaaaaatactcAACTACTGTGATTACAGCAACTCAAAATTGCAAGGTGACTGGAAGACAACTGGCACCTCCTCTGTGCAGGCAGGGTACCAAGGACCTTACATAAAtcatctcctttaatcctcacacagCCCTGCAGAGTAGATATTACAGTCCCCATTCCAGAGACGGAAAAGCTGAGGTCAGAGGATTAAGTGGTCTGTTTCCGGTCAAATGGCTACTAAAGAGGATTCCTGCCCAGTCCTGACTCCACAGTCCATGCTTTCTATTATATTCCAGTTTTCTCATTTCAACACCAAGTCTGCAAAATTCCCAAAAGTAAAGAGTTGTGCCCACTAAATTCTAGAATCTTTTGGCACCTGACAAACCTAAGAGACCCACAGGGAATGAGAATGGGAACAACATTAGCCAAGGTCCAGGTTAAGCTCACACCTAAGATTTGGTGCAGGCCCCATTTAAGTACAGCTGCACCGGAAATGAATTAATGTCTGTGTGTGGAGTGCCTAGAATATGCCAAAGCTCCTTTCTGGTCTGTTCTTCTGGGCGGTCAGCAAAGGTTGGGGAAGACTGAGGGAAGGTGGGGAGGATCTGAGGCCACCTGGATGAGATGGGGAAGTGAAAGATCAGAAAAACGGGACAAAGACCCTCCAGGAGTCAGGGtctgacagaaagggacagacaGAACGACAGAGATCCACTGAGAGAAGCCAACGGAGTCAGACCCGCAAGAGAAATAGAGGCCAGTGGGAAAACACAGACACAGAAACCCAAAAGAGATCAACGGAGAAAGACAGACCCGCAAACAGCCAGAGACCCGAGGAATGACTGAGTCAGGGACCCACACAGAGAGAGTCTGGGACCCACAAGCAGAGGGACCCGCCGAGACCAAGACGCGGCGGCCTCGGGTTCGCAGCCTCCGCCGGGGGAGGCCCGGAAACGAGTGGCGCCCAGCAGGCCGGGCCCCGAGGCCGGCCACCGCCGCTCACCtgccgtcctcccagggcagCTGCGCCGCTTTCCTCCGAGAGGGGAACATCGTCCGGGAAGGTGGCGGCGCATGGAGCTCGCAGTCGCAGCCCGCCCGGCCTCCACCGGCCTACGCGGCGTTTCTGCGGCGCCTCCGCCTCCCGCCCCGCCCAGGGGCCTCCGCCCCGCCCCTCGGTCTGCCGGGTCCGTCGCTCCCCCCGCGTCGGCGGCTCCCGGAAGCCGCGGCGCCAAAGGTTCCGCCGTCGGAGGCAGCGCCTGTGAGCACCGGGCCGCAGGGTGAGTCCTTGCTGCCCTCGGGGACACTCCGTCGGTGTCCcgagaaactgaggccccagtCACTGGGCTTGGACTGGGACTTAAGACTCGAGACTTCCAAACCTGCGCTCTGGGAAAATCTgcatcttcctctccctcctcttcctcctcccgaGGGGAAGGTAGGGAGCAGCTGGGCATCCCGGCTGTCAGTCCGGGCGGTCCATTCTTCTGCAAAAAGTTTGGAGGGGCAAGGCCGGCCAAGCTCAGGGCTCAGTCTTGGGTGCAGCTGTCATCCCAAGCAGTAGTTAGGGGCGGGGATCTGGAGACAGATTGGATTCGAAACCTGGTTCTGCCACTTCAGCTGGGTTTGGGGACAAGAAACAATCCCTGTGTCACTTTCCTCATCTAGGGATATAAATGGTTCCTATTTTATATggttgctgtaaggattaaaggagaaaatgcaAACAGATTTGGTACAGCGCTGGGCACATAATCAAAAGCTATATCACTTAAGAACTGTCATCTAGAagaatactgttctagtttgcaaatgctgctggaatgcaaaacaccagaaatggattgggttttataaaagggggtttatttggttacacagttacagtcttaaggccataaagtgtccaaggtaacacatcagcaatcaggtaccttcactggaggatggccaatggtgtccagaaaacctctgttagctgggaaggcccgtggctggtgtatgctccaaagttctggtttcaaaatggctttctccttcataaggctccactgatcaagacccaccctgaatgggtggggccacacctccatggaaatatctcatcagagttatcacctacagttgggtgggatacatctccatgcaaatctaatcagcactaaaacgtctgccccacaagactgaatcaaagaatatggctttttctgggggacataatacattccaaccagcacaaaTACTTTGGTGGAGCTGAGGTGAGAACTACAGAAGGGAATAATATTTGTCACAGTGGGAACTTAACCCCTTCTGGGACAGGCTCTGACCTGGGAAAGGAAAGGGGCAGAGTTGTTAGACTTGATCTCTTCTGCTCTTCCAGGCAGTCTTTGAGTTTCAAAATAAATCTAACATCTATTGAGCTCTTACTGTATGTGAAGTCATTGTTGTAAATTCTTTACCACAGTTAATCTTGTTGAGTCCATATGAGTAGGTACTCATTATCTTTGCTTTAAAGATGAGGGGGCTGAGGCAGAGGCAATACCCAGGATGTGAACCCAGTTTGGTTCCACCATTTGTGATCTCAACCACTGTGCTTCAGAGAGAACTTCACCATGGGAGGAAAAGCAATCATTCCCAGCAGTTCTCCTTCTCCCTTAAACCCAGCAGCATATGCAGAGAGGCtgggcctgcctataattgtgcctaagagcctcctcctgaatgcctctttgttgctcagacgtggacCTCTtgctctagctaagccaaattggcaggtgaaatcactgccctccccactacatgggatctgacacccaggggagtaaatctccctggtaatgtggaatatgactcctggggaggaatctggacccagcattgtaggatgaagaacatcttcttgatcaaaagggggatgtgaaaggaaatgaaataagcttcagtggcagagagattccaaaaggagccgagaggtcactctggtgggcactcctaggcacaatacagacaaccctttttaggttataatgaactggaatagctgaaactacccaactacaacccagaacacatgaatcttgaagacgattgtagaaaaatgtagcatataagaggtgacaatgtgacaggatggatgagtagaaaaatgg
This sequence is a window from Choloepus didactylus isolate mChoDid1 chromosome 11 unlocalized genomic scaffold, mChoDid1.pri SUPER_11_unloc1, whole genome shotgun sequence. Protein-coding genes within it:
- the B4GALT7 gene encoding beta-1,4-galactosyltransferase 7 isoform X1; protein product: MFPSRRKAAQLPWEDGRSRLLPSGLPRKCSVFHLFVACLLLGFLSLLWLQLSCSGDVAQAARGQGQETPGPPRACPPEPPPEHWEEDVSWGPHRLAVLVPFRERFEELLVFVPHMHRFLSRKKIQHHIYVLNQVDHFRFNRAALINVGFLESGNSTDYIAMHDVDLLPLNEELDYGFPEAGPFHVASPELHPLYHYKTYVGGILLLSKQHYQLCNGMSNRFWGWGREDDEFYRRVKGAGLQLFRPSGITTGYKTFHHLHDPAWRKRDQKRIAAQKQEQFKVDREGGLSTVKYRVDSRTALTVGGAPCTVLNIMLDCDKAATPWCTFG
- the B4GALT7 gene encoding beta-1,4-galactosyltransferase 7 isoform X2 produces the protein MPSCSLPSPREEEEEGEEDADFPRAQLSCSGDVAQAARGQGQETPGPPRACPPEPPPEHWEEDVSWGPHRLAVLVPFRERFEELLVFVPHMHRFLSRKKIQHHIYVLNQVDHFRFNRAALINVGFLESGNSTDYIAMHDVDLLPLNEELDYGFPEAGPFHVASPELHPLYHYKTYVGGILLLSKQHYQLCNGMSNRFWGWGREDDEFYRRVKGAGLQLFRPSGITTGYKTFHHLHDPAWRKRDQKRIAAQKQEQFKVDREGGLSTVKYRVDSRTALTVGGAPCTVLNIMLDCDKAATPWCTFG
- the B4GALT7 gene encoding beta-1,4-galactosyltransferase 7 isoform X3 — its product is MHRFLSRKKIQHHIYVLNQVDHFRFNRAALINVGFLESGNSTDYIAMHDVDLLPLNEELDYGFPEAGPFHVASPELHPLYHYKTYVGGILLLSKQHYQLCNGMSNRFWGWGREDDEFYRRVKGAGLQLFRPSGITTGYKTFHHLHDPAWRKRDQKRIAAQKQEQFKVDREGGLSTVKYRVDSRTALTVGGAPCTVLNIMLDCDKAATPWCTFG